From the genome of Candidatus Dormiibacterota bacterium, one region includes:
- a CDS encoding VTT domain-containing protein, whose protein sequence is MSGLTHMNGALAMLLICAVLFAEESGVPLPLLPGDLLLVAGGVMAATGHLSLPLFIAATTLAMATGGMIGHAWSGAVGRPALGRLAARMGQRERFDRILGRLEVSGWVGVMVCRLLPGMRVYTNLAAGIAAVRRRTFAAGLVVSVLAWTVGFSLLGFLVGRPAEHAIHRMQGAVPSLLLASVLAMAIVAALLHLPGRRLPARPRGRLRVAFAGLVDLAVASGGVALVLEAIEQLPRQDAPAGMLRQCAIGGAVILVYVAVARRAAGATAGEGLLGISYRRS, encoded by the coding sequence GTGAGCGGCCTCACCCACATGAACGGCGCGCTTGCGATGCTGCTGATCTGTGCGGTGCTCTTCGCCGAGGAGTCGGGGGTGCCGCTGCCGCTGCTCCCCGGCGACCTGCTGCTCGTCGCCGGTGGGGTCATGGCCGCCACCGGCCACCTCAGCCTCCCCCTGTTCATCGCCGCCACCACCCTGGCGATGGCCACCGGCGGCATGATCGGGCACGCCTGGTCCGGCGCCGTCGGCCGTCCCGCCCTGGGGCGGCTCGCCGCCCGGATGGGCCAGCGCGAGCGCTTCGACCGCATCCTCGGCCGGCTCGAGGTGAGCGGCTGGGTCGGGGTCATGGTCTGCCGGCTGCTTCCGGGGATGCGGGTCTACACCAACCTCGCCGCCGGCATCGCCGCGGTGCGGCGGCGCACCTTCGCTGCCGGGCTGGTCGTCTCGGTGCTCGCCTGGACGGTCGGGTTCAGCCTGCTCGGCTTCCTCGTCGGCCGTCCCGCCGAGCATGCCATCCACCGGATGCAGGGGGCGGTGCCCTCGCTCCTGCTCGCCTCGGTGCTCGCGATGGCGATCGTCGCCGCGCTCCTCCACCTGCCCGGCCGCCGCCTCCCGGCCCGGCCCCGCGGACGCCTGCGGGTCGCCTTCGCCGGGCTGGTCGACCTCGCCGTCGCCTCCGGGGGGGTCGCCCTGGTGCTGGAGGCCATCGAGCAGCTGCCCCGCCAGGACGCGCCCGCCGGCATGCTCCGCCAGTGCGCCATCGGCGGCGCCGTGATCCTCGTCTACGTGGCGGTGGCGCGCCGCGCCGCCGGGGCCACCGCGGGCGAGGGCCTGCTCGGGATCAGCTACCGGCGCAGTTGA
- a CDS encoding FGGY-family carbohydrate kinase — MSGTVGIDVGSGGVRAVMLDDHLQVLGREERALPPGSRSAGGGHRLDESVLVETARAVLDGLCSRLGERPEAVAVCGTAGTLCLHDGAGGIAADAVAYDDHRHGTGLDRVRAWHRQVPRAHRVLAVADAVLEALGAEPGATDWTNALRLGWDPVTQSWPAGADGLRRAGLLPEAVPPGTPAGRITVPGAARGARLVRGTTDGCALELAAGGLEQGGAGSPPDDPRWTISLGTTITWRTVVTGDAPGLRLPPGAYLHRLRSDVWLVSAAGNSGGGVLRALEPGADLTALDDRSRVPTGLAAYPLARPGERFPVAGPRFPGFGLPAADDPRLHAAILEGTALVTRLGVDRLCAGGAAPPRRLRVSGGGARSRLWMRLLASALGRPVTAVPDAEPALGMALLAAATVSGAAPGALGAAGGAEGETRHLPDPELADALEEAYAALVAGVLRWERRPVPR; from the coding sequence ATGTCGGGCACCGTTGGCATCGACGTGGGCAGCGGCGGAGTGCGCGCCGTGATGCTCGACGATCACCTCCAGGTGCTCGGCCGCGAGGAGCGGGCGCTGCCGCCGGGCAGCCGCAGCGCCGGCGGCGGCCACCGCCTCGACGAGAGCGTCCTCGTCGAGACCGCGCGGGCGGTGCTCGACGGCCTCTGCAGCCGGCTCGGCGAGCGTCCCGAGGCGGTGGCGGTCTGCGGCACCGCGGGCACCCTGTGCCTCCACGACGGCGCCGGCGGGATCGCCGCCGACGCGGTCGCCTACGACGACCACCGCCACGGCACCGGCCTCGATCGGGTGCGGGCGTGGCATCGCCAGGTGCCCCGGGCGCACCGGGTCCTCGCCGTCGCCGACGCGGTGCTCGAGGCGCTGGGCGCCGAGCCCGGCGCCACCGACTGGACCAACGCGCTCCGCCTGGGCTGGGACCCGGTCACCCAGAGCTGGCCCGCCGGCGCCGACGGGCTCCGCCGCGCCGGCCTGCTCCCCGAGGCGGTGCCGCCGGGCACCCCGGCGGGCCGGATCACCGTCCCCGGCGCCGCCCGGGGCGCCCGGCTGGTGCGCGGCACCACCGACGGCTGCGCCCTCGAGCTCGCCGCCGGCGGCCTCGAGCAGGGCGGCGCGGGCAGTCCGCCCGACGATCCGCGGTGGACGATCTCGCTCGGCACCACGATCACCTGGAGGACGGTGGTGACCGGGGACGCGCCCGGGCTGCGGCTGCCTCCCGGCGCCTACCTGCACCGCCTCCGCAGCGACGTCTGGCTGGTCTCCGCCGCCGGCAACAGCGGTGGCGGGGTGCTCCGCGCCCTCGAGCCCGGCGCCGACCTCACCGCCCTCGACGACCGGAGCCGGGTGCCCACCGGCCTCGCCGCCTACCCGCTGGCCCGGCCGGGGGAGCGCTTCCCGGTCGCCGGCCCTCGCTTCCCCGGCTTCGGGCTGCCCGCCGCGGACGACCCCCGGCTCCACGCCGCCATCCTCGAGGGCACCGCGCTGGTGACGCGGCTCGGGGTCGACCGGCTCTGCGCCGGGGGCGCCGCGCCGCCGCGACGGCTGCGGGTGAGCGGAGGCGGAGCCCGCAGCCGGCTGTGGATGCGGCTGCTCGCCTCGGCGCTGGGACGCCCGGTCACCGCCGTGCCCGACGCCGAGCCGGCGCTGGGGATGGCCCTGCTCGCCGCCGCCACGGTCAGCGGCGCCGCCCCCGGCGCGCTCGGGGCCGCCGGCGGCGCCGAGGGCGAGACCCGGCACCTCCCCGACCCCGAGCTCGCCGATGCGCTCGAGGAGGCCTACGCCGCGCTGGTCGCCGGGGTGCTCCGCTGGGAGCGGCGGCCCGTCCCCCGCTGA